The genomic window TTTCAGGTTGGTTTCCGCGATGATAGCTTTAAGAACGGCGACACCCAGTTCCACTGCCGACACATTCTTGAAAACTCCTCCGAAACTTCCGATGGGGGTCCGCTTGGCGCTTACCACAACGGTTTTTCTCATGATTTCCTCCATGTCTGTATTTTGTTTTTTCTCATTTTATTTACGGGGCGGTTTTGGTCAACCGCTATTTATTATCTTTGGTCCTGAAAGCTCGCGATCAAGGACAGTAGAATGTTTGGAACGCTATTCCTTTGCTGCCAGCAAGCACGTTTGAGCAAAGCATTAGGGCACACTGATGGCCTTCACCGGGCAACCCTTGAAATCAGCTTTGTTGCCTGTTTTGCAGATGCTGCAGTTGATGCATTTGGCTGGGTTGATTACCGCCTTGTTGTTAAGCATGGTAATCGCGCCCGTAGGACAGTAGATGGCGCAGAGGCCGCATCCGATGCATTTAACAGCATCAACCCGGTGCTTTGATTCGCTGGTTTCGGCTTCGATTGTGGCAGCGGTTACAGGCTTTGAAGGTTTCTTAGCTGGCGGAGCTTTCTCGGTCTCAGGAGTCTTTTTCAAAGCCCGAGTTTTCTTGGTTTCCTCTATCTTTTCCAATGGTGGATTTGTAGCCAGAATATCAGGTTTCTCT from Candidatus Cloacimonadota bacterium includes these protein-coding regions:
- a CDS encoding 4Fe-4S binding protein; protein product: MRKPAAILITLLLVAVIALQILAALNIFPRQERVEICPVDAISMQNGKAVIDKTNCIGCRRCVAGVMVPSGYLEQNSELVVDSLGSSIEKPDILATNPPLEKIEETKKTRALKKTPETEKAPPAKKPSKPVTAATIEAETSESKHRVDAVKCIGCGLCAIYCPTGAITMLNNKAVINPAKCINCSICKTGNKADFKGCPVKAISVP